A genomic segment from Streptomyces sp. NBC_00237 encodes:
- a CDS encoding 4Fe-4S binding protein, with the protein MAPPIPGSGLAKGLAVTLRTMTKKTVTAQYPEKQPELPPRTRGVIGLFEENCTVCMLCARECPDWCIYIDSHKETVPPAAPGGRERSRNVLDRFAIDFSLCMYCGICIEVCPFDALFWSPEFEYAETDIHELTHERDKLREWMWTVPEPPALDPNAEEPKEIAAARKAADKLAAAQQAEASQTTQPGPAAQPGPAAQPGPAAQPGPATQPGQTEQEGPA; encoded by the coding sequence ATGGCACCCCCCATCCCCGGGAGCGGCCTCGCCAAGGGCCTCGCCGTCACCCTCCGCACGATGACGAAGAAGACCGTCACCGCGCAGTACCCGGAGAAGCAGCCCGAACTCCCGCCCCGTACGCGCGGCGTGATCGGCCTCTTCGAGGAGAACTGCACCGTGTGCATGCTGTGCGCGCGCGAGTGCCCCGACTGGTGCATCTACATCGACTCCCACAAGGAGACGGTGCCGCCCGCCGCCCCCGGCGGCCGCGAACGCAGCCGGAACGTCCTCGACCGCTTCGCCATCGACTTCTCGCTCTGCATGTACTGCGGGATCTGTATCGAGGTGTGCCCCTTCGACGCCCTCTTCTGGTCGCCGGAGTTCGAGTACGCGGAGACCGACATCCACGAACTCACCCACGAGCGCGACAAGCTCCGCGAGTGGATGTGGACCGTCCCCGAACCCCCGGCACTCGACCCGAACGCGGAAGAGCCCAAGGAGATCGCGGCAGCCCGCAAGGCCGCCGACAAACTCGCCGCCGCCCAGCAGGCGGAAGCGAGCCAGACCACCCAGCCCGGACCAGCCGCTCAGCCCGGACCAGCCGCTCAGCCCGGACCAGCCGCCCAGCCCGGACCGGCCACCCAGCCCGGCCAGACGGAACAGGAGGGCCCCGCGTGA
- the nuoK gene encoding NADH-quinone oxidoreductase subunit NuoK yields the protein MHLAYPAVLAALLFCVGLYGVLARRNAILVLMSVELMLNAVNLNLVAFDVWLRDALHGGQALTLFTIAIAAAEIGIGLAIVLMVYRNRGTSDVDRLRDTTETPDPTDPPDDDTDDTDTDAVGTATGAPAPKAAEAAA from the coding sequence ATGCACCTCGCCTACCCGGCCGTCCTCGCCGCCCTCCTCTTCTGCGTCGGCCTCTACGGAGTCCTCGCCCGCCGCAACGCGATCCTGGTCCTGATGTCCGTCGAGCTGATGCTCAACGCCGTCAACCTCAACCTGGTCGCCTTCGACGTCTGGCTCCGCGACGCCCTGCACGGCGGCCAGGCCCTCACGCTCTTCACCATCGCCATCGCCGCCGCCGAGATCGGCATCGGCCTGGCGATCGTCCTGATGGTCTACCGCAACCGAGGCACCTCGGACGTCGACAGACTCCGCGACACCACCGAGACCCCCGACCCGACCGACCCGCCCGACGACGACACGGACGACACCGACACGGACGCCGTCGGCACAGCCACCGGCGCCCCGGCCCCGAAGGCAGCGGAGGCCGCCGCGTGA
- a CDS encoding NuoM family protein: MIDISESVMQFLLALIVVGPLIGAVAALLPAPPGLKGKSPDQAVLRHGVVVTGAVLIAAIVLALGFDRDHPAKMQASTDISWIPALDIRIHLGIDGISLPLLLLTALLTFLCALYSYFKMPEGPSPRAFVALLLVLESGTLATFAVLDLILFFLAFEMVLIPMYFLIARWGGAQRVQAAWKFILYTLLGSVVMLLGLLLIGLKSGTFDMVALATDNGRGLTTSVQVTAVLAIAVGLAVKTPMWPLHSWLPDAHTAAPTVGSVLLAGVLLKMGTYGFVRVALPIAPEGMHAFAPYLAAFAVVGILYGSLACLSLARKGNKGDLKRLIAYSSVGHMGFVLLGIASMTPTGVNGALFANIAHGLITGLLFFLVGALKDRYGTADLDTLAGATGAALYGRAPRLGVLLAFAAVASLGLPGLAGFWGEMLTMFGAFDPAEGLSRPAFLTYMALAGLGTLLTAAYLLIVVRRVCMGERDPKGPAVADLQGYEAATWTPLVALTVLAGLWPAVLLGLTDPAVQKLLAGGKS; encoded by the coding sequence ATGATCGATATCAGCGAATCCGTGATGCAGTTCCTTCTCGCACTGATCGTCGTCGGCCCGCTCATCGGCGCCGTCGCCGCCCTCCTCCCGGCCCCGCCAGGACTGAAGGGAAAGTCCCCGGACCAGGCCGTGCTCCGCCACGGAGTCGTCGTCACCGGTGCCGTCCTCATCGCCGCGATCGTCCTCGCGCTCGGCTTCGACCGCGACCACCCCGCGAAGATGCAGGCCAGCACCGACATCAGCTGGATCCCGGCGCTCGACATCCGCATCCATCTCGGCATCGACGGCATCTCGCTCCCCCTTCTCCTCCTGACCGCGCTCCTGACCTTCCTCTGCGCGCTCTACAGCTACTTCAAAATGCCCGAGGGCCCGTCCCCCAGGGCATTCGTCGCCCTCCTCCTCGTCCTGGAGTCCGGCACCCTCGCCACCTTCGCCGTCCTCGACCTGATCCTGTTCTTCCTGGCCTTCGAGATGGTCCTCATCCCGATGTACTTCCTCATCGCACGCTGGGGCGGCGCCCAACGCGTCCAGGCTGCGTGGAAGTTCATCCTCTACACCCTGCTCGGCTCCGTCGTGATGCTGCTCGGCCTCCTCCTCATCGGCCTGAAATCCGGCACATTCGACATGGTGGCACTCGCCACTGACAACGGCCGAGGACTGACAACATCCGTGCAGGTCACGGCAGTTCTGGCGATCGCCGTCGGCCTCGCGGTGAAGACCCCGATGTGGCCCCTGCACAGCTGGCTGCCGGACGCCCACACCGCCGCCCCCACCGTCGGTTCGGTCCTCCTCGCCGGAGTCCTGCTGAAGATGGGCACGTACGGCTTCGTCCGCGTCGCCCTGCCCATCGCCCCCGAGGGCATGCACGCCTTCGCGCCCTACCTCGCCGCCTTCGCCGTCGTCGGCATCCTCTACGGCTCCCTCGCCTGCCTCTCCCTGGCCCGCAAGGGCAACAAGGGCGACCTCAAGCGCCTCATCGCGTACTCGTCCGTCGGCCACATGGGCTTCGTCCTCCTCGGCATCGCCTCCATGACCCCCACCGGCGTCAACGGTGCGCTCTTCGCCAACATCGCCCACGGCCTCATCACCGGCCTGCTCTTCTTCCTGGTCGGCGCCCTCAAGGACCGCTACGGCACCGCCGACCTCGACACCCTCGCCGGAGCCACCGGCGCCGCCCTGTACGGCCGCGCCCCCCGCCTCGGCGTCCTCCTCGCCTTCGCCGCCGTCGCCTCCCTCGGCCTCCCCGGACTGGCGGGCTTCTGGGGCGAGATGCTGACGATGTTCGGCGCGTTCGACCCCGCTGAGGGCCTCAGCCGCCCCGCCTTCCTCACCTACATGGCCCTCGCCGGACTCGGCACCCTCCTCACCGCCGCGTACCTGCTGATCGTCGTACGCCGCGTCTGCATGGGGGAGCGGGACCCCAAGGGCCCCGCCGTCGCCGACCTCCAGGGCTACGAGGCCGCCACCTGGACCCCCCTCGTCGCCCTCACCGTCCTCGCCGGCCTCTGGCCCGCAGTCCTCCTCGGCCTGACCGACCCGGCCGTCCAGAAGCTCCTCGCAGGAGGCAAGTCGTGA
- a CDS encoding NADH-quinone oxidoreductase subunit J has translation MVTLSAATGPGFLSPTGVEIAFLLVGLVTLGAAVITVTTKQLVHAALWLVVALGGLAVEYLLLTAEFIAWVQVLIYVGSVVVLLLFGLMLTKAPIGRSPDADSGNRPVALAVAVAAAAALVWVVVDAFRTTWINLDGPVQGSTKVTGEILFQHWVLPFEALSVLLLAALVGAIVLSRKNTATEQAEAEAEAEAEADEAAARAAEASSSEPTKKEQR, from the coding sequence ATGGTCACTCTCTCCGCCGCCACCGGCCCCGGCTTCCTCTCCCCGACCGGCGTCGAGATCGCGTTCCTCCTGGTCGGCCTCGTCACTCTCGGGGCGGCCGTCATCACGGTCACCACCAAGCAGCTCGTGCACGCCGCGCTCTGGCTGGTCGTCGCCCTCGGCGGCCTCGCCGTCGAGTACCTGCTCCTCACGGCCGAGTTCATCGCCTGGGTCCAGGTGCTGATCTACGTCGGCTCCGTCGTGGTCCTCCTCCTCTTCGGACTCATGCTCACCAAGGCCCCCATCGGCCGCTCCCCGGACGCCGACTCGGGCAACCGCCCGGTGGCCCTCGCGGTGGCCGTCGCCGCGGCGGCCGCCCTCGTCTGGGTGGTCGTCGACGCCTTCCGCACCACCTGGATCAACCTGGACGGACCGGTCCAGGGCTCCACCAAGGTGACCGGCGAGATCCTCTTCCAGCACTGGGTGCTGCCCTTCGAAGCCCTCTCCGTCCTGCTCCTGGCCGCCCTGGTCGGCGCGATCGTCCTCTCCCGCAAGAACACGGCAACCGAACAAGCCGAAGCCGAAGCCGAAGCTGAAGCAGAAGCCGACGAAGCGGCAGCCCGCGCGGCCGAAGCGTCCTCCAGCGAGCCGACGAAGAAGGAGCAGCGCTGA
- a CDS encoding NADH-quinone oxidoreductase subunit L → MTTTTLAVLVPLLPFLGAVAGLLLGRTIPGFVRPLALLPTVAALALAITVAVHQGGGAAIDAATRLTPTGSVPIDLALHIDGFAALVAVLVTVVATCVQVYSTAYLRDDPRYASYAALVSLFTSAMLLVVYSGDLMVLLVGWEIMGICSYFLVGHYWETPEARAASLKAFLVTKLGDVPFLFGLFALAADAGTFRITGILDAVATGGLDHPTLIALLLIAGVAGKSAQFPLHTWLPDAMAGPTPVSALIHAATMVAAGVYFVARLLPVFAASAAAMTVLAVTAAVTMVGSALAALAQDDIKRVLAYSTIGQLGYMTGALAVGDRGAAVFHLLSHGAFKALLFLGAGVIIHAAGTNSLAAMSRMGGLPKRIPDAYWTMTIALLALAAIPPFAGFFSKEAVLVAAEHTALGDSATSPSGAGWIVLISGLLTALLTAAYATRLWLLAFRGHGPAAPDHGRQPVAMTTVLWLLAVPSLALGLTVGQLAGWFDVHSLTPTVTTAILGTGVAVVGGIMTYASWRALRYRAGTNTPLGAIAAHPEADPATSEEEAIATHEAAYSDIASAPDPGDPGRLLLGPLHRHAATGFHLDALYAALFVRPVQAAAELVRFLDREVVDTYVRAAGTLPRWLGIAVRRAQTGNVQTYLAALLAGSVVLAIAAVLVAAAGA, encoded by the coding sequence GTGACCACCACGACCCTCGCCGTCCTCGTCCCCCTCCTCCCCTTCCTCGGCGCGGTCGCGGGCCTCCTCCTCGGCCGCACCATCCCCGGCTTCGTGCGGCCCCTCGCGCTCCTCCCCACCGTCGCCGCGCTCGCCCTCGCGATCACCGTCGCCGTCCACCAGGGCGGCGGAGCGGCCATCGACGCCGCCACCCGCCTCACCCCGACCGGCTCGGTCCCCATCGACCTGGCCCTGCACATCGACGGCTTCGCGGCCCTGGTCGCCGTCCTGGTGACCGTCGTCGCCACCTGCGTCCAGGTGTACTCGACGGCCTACCTGCGCGACGACCCCCGCTACGCCTCCTACGCCGCTCTCGTCTCCCTCTTCACCTCCGCGATGCTGCTCGTCGTCTACTCCGGCGACCTGATGGTGCTGCTGGTCGGCTGGGAGATCATGGGCATCTGCTCGTACTTCCTCGTCGGTCACTACTGGGAGACGCCCGAAGCCCGCGCCGCCTCCCTCAAGGCGTTCCTGGTCACCAAGCTCGGCGACGTCCCCTTCCTGTTCGGCCTGTTCGCCCTGGCCGCCGACGCGGGCACCTTCCGCATCACCGGCATCCTGGACGCCGTCGCCACGGGCGGCCTCGACCACCCCACCCTGATCGCCCTCCTCCTCATCGCCGGTGTCGCGGGCAAGTCCGCCCAGTTCCCGCTCCACACCTGGCTCCCGGACGCGATGGCGGGCCCCACGCCCGTCTCCGCGCTCATCCACGCCGCGACGATGGTCGCCGCCGGTGTCTACTTCGTCGCCCGCCTCCTCCCCGTCTTCGCTGCCTCCGCCGCCGCCATGACCGTCCTCGCCGTGACGGCCGCGGTCACGATGGTCGGCTCGGCCCTCGCCGCGCTCGCCCAGGACGACATCAAGCGGGTCCTCGCGTACTCGACGATCGGCCAGCTCGGCTACATGACCGGCGCCCTCGCGGTCGGCGACCGCGGTGCCGCCGTCTTCCACCTCCTCTCGCACGGTGCCTTCAAGGCCCTCCTCTTCCTCGGCGCCGGCGTGATCATCCACGCCGCGGGCACCAACTCCCTGGCCGCCATGTCCCGCATGGGCGGACTCCCCAAGCGCATCCCGGACGCCTACTGGACGATGACGATCGCGCTCCTCGCGCTCGCCGCCATCCCTCCGTTCGCGGGCTTCTTCTCCAAGGAAGCCGTCCTGGTCGCCGCCGAGCACACCGCCCTCGGCGACTCCGCGACCAGCCCCTCCGGCGCGGGCTGGATCGTCCTGATCTCCGGTCTCCTCACCGCTCTCCTCACCGCCGCCTACGCCACCCGCCTCTGGCTCCTCGCCTTCCGAGGCCACGGCCCGGCCGCCCCCGACCACGGCCGCCAGCCGGTTGCCATGACCACCGTCCTCTGGCTCCTCGCCGTCCCCTCCCTCGCCCTCGGCCTGACCGTCGGCCAGCTCGCGGGCTGGTTCGACGTCCACTCCCTGACCCCGACCGTCACCACCGCCATCCTCGGCACCGGCGTCGCCGTCGTCGGCGGGATCATGACGTACGCCTCCTGGCGCGCCCTGCGCTACAGGGCGGGCACCAACACCCCCCTCGGCGCGATCGCCGCTCACCCGGAAGCCGACCCGGCCACCTCCGAAGAGGAAGCCATCGCCACGCACGAAGCGGCGTACAGCGACATCGCCTCAGCCCCCGACCCCGGCGACCCCGGCCGCCTCCTCCTGGGCCCCCTGCACCGCCACGCGGCCACCGGCTTCCACCTGGACGCCCTCTACGCCGCCCTCTTCGTCCGCCCCGTCCAGGCAGCAGCCGAACTGGTCAGGTTCCTCGACCGCGAGGTCGTCGACACCTACGTCCGCGCCGCCGGAACCCTCCCGCGCTGGCTCGGCATCGCCGTCCGCCGCGCCCAGACCGGCAACGTCCAGACCTACCTGGCCGCCCTGCTCGCCGGTTCCGTCGTCCTGGCGATCGCCGCCGTCCTCGTCGCCGCCGCCGGAGCGTGA